The proteins below come from a single Agromyces flavus genomic window:
- a CDS encoding LacI family DNA-binding transcriptional regulator has product MTIESSAPETGVVPRVTLADVAARAGVSASTASLAFSGSGPVSDATKERVFAAAAELGYGGPDPRARSLRRGRSGIVGVVLEERVRAAFLDPVKIQTLDGLTEGIAPLKAGLLLLTDTGDDEAPVSIDTAPLDAVVLIGCSPRFQRQVESLQRRGIPIVAIEGAPGGAIPEITIDNRAATRLGAEHLRDLGHTDVATVTLPFEPTRTRGALTTEMESTATVDTSVERLRGARDVFPDVRVQVGAASSIEEGLEAGRAILADAATRPTAVIAQSDLLAAGVIQAAEELGLRVPEDVSVIGFDGIRVDGLQHDLTTLVQPSVAKGRAAGEAIVRMLSGEPAAGTDFTSTLHVGETTAPPRA; this is encoded by the coding sequence GTGACCATCGAATCATCCGCGCCCGAGACCGGCGTCGTCCCGCGCGTGACGCTCGCCGACGTCGCCGCCAGGGCCGGCGTCTCGGCGTCGACCGCGTCGCTCGCGTTCAGCGGCTCCGGCCCGGTGTCGGATGCCACGAAGGAGCGCGTGTTCGCCGCCGCCGCCGAGCTCGGCTACGGCGGACCCGACCCGCGAGCCCGTTCGCTCCGCCGCGGCCGCTCGGGCATCGTGGGCGTCGTGCTCGAGGAGCGCGTGCGCGCCGCCTTCCTCGACCCCGTGAAGATCCAGACCCTCGACGGGCTCACCGAGGGCATCGCACCGCTCAAGGCCGGCCTGCTGCTCCTCACCGACACCGGCGACGACGAAGCCCCCGTGAGCATCGATACCGCGCCGCTCGACGCGGTCGTGCTCATCGGGTGCAGCCCGCGATTCCAGCGCCAGGTCGAGTCGCTGCAGCGACGCGGCATCCCGATCGTCGCCATCGAGGGGGCGCCCGGCGGTGCCATCCCCGAGATCACGATCGACAACCGCGCGGCCACGCGACTGGGCGCCGAGCACCTGCGCGACCTGGGGCACACGGATGTCGCGACCGTCACGCTCCCGTTCGAACCCACGCGAACACGCGGCGCCCTCACGACCGAGATGGAGTCGACCGCGACGGTCGACACATCCGTCGAACGCCTCCGCGGCGCGCGCGACGTCTTCCCCGACGTGCGTGTGCAGGTCGGCGCGGCGAGCTCGATCGAGGAAGGCCTCGAGGCGGGTCGCGCCATCCTGGCCGACGCCGCGACCCGGCCGACCGCGGTCATCGCGCAGAGCGACCTCCTCGCCGCAGGCGTCATCCAGGCCGCCGAGGAGCTCGGCCTGCGCGTGCCCGAGGACGTGAGCGTGATCGGCTTCGACGGCATCCGCGTCGACGGCCTGCAGCACGACCTCACGACGCTCGTGCAGCCGTCGGTCGCGAAGGGCCGCGCCGCGGGCGAGGCGATCGTGCGCATGCTGTCGGGCGAGCCCGCCGCGGGCACCGACTTCACGAGCACCCTCCACGTCGGCGAGACGACCGCCCCGCCGCGCGCCTGA
- the nucS gene encoding endonuclease NucS, whose product MRLVIARCSVDYAGRLSAHLPLATRLLMVKGDGSLLVHSDGGSYKPLNWMSPPCTLATAEPDDDQRDAGVTEVWKVTHAKTADQLIVSIHEVIHDSAHELGVDPGLVKDGVESHLQRLLAEQIELLGDGYRLVRREYMTAIGPVDILATDGSGRSVAVELKRRGDIDGVEQLTRYLELMNRDPRLAPVSGVFAAQEIKPQARTLAEDRGIRCVVLDYDAMKGVESGHARLF is encoded by the coding sequence GTGCGCCTCGTCATCGCCCGCTGCTCCGTCGACTACGCCGGCCGGCTGTCGGCGCACCTGCCGCTCGCGACGCGCCTGCTCATGGTCAAGGGCGACGGCAGCCTGCTCGTGCACTCCGACGGCGGCAGCTACAAGCCGCTCAACTGGATGAGCCCGCCGTGCACGCTCGCGACCGCCGAGCCCGACGACGACCAGCGCGACGCCGGCGTCACCGAGGTGTGGAAGGTCACGCACGCCAAGACCGCCGACCAGCTGATCGTGTCGATCCACGAGGTCATCCACGACTCGGCGCACGAGCTCGGCGTCGATCCGGGCCTCGTGAAGGACGGCGTCGAGTCGCACCTCCAGCGCCTGCTCGCCGAGCAGATCGAGCTGCTGGGCGACGGGTACCGGCTCGTGCGGCGCGAGTACATGACCGCGATCGGTCCGGTCGACATCCTTGCGACGGATGGCTCGGGCCGCTCGGTCGCGGTCGAGCTCAAGCGCCGCGGCGACATCGACGGCGTCGAGCAGCTCACGCGCTACCTCGAGCTCATGAACCGCGACCCGCGACTCGCGCCCGTGTCGGGCGTGTTCGCCGCGCAGGAGATCAAGCCGCAGGCGCGCACGCTCGCCGAGGACCGCGGCATCCGCTGCGTCGTCCTCGACTACGACGCCATGAAGGGCGTCGAGAGCGGCCACGCGAGGCTGTTCTGA
- a CDS encoding YccF domain-containing protein: MNTILNVIWLILAGIWLWIGYMLAGLLMCVLIVTIPWGIASFRIANYSLWPFGREVVSNPRSGVLSFLGNVVWVLLAGWWLALEHLITGVIMCLTIIGIPLGIANFKLIPVSLAPLGKEIVESK; this comes from the coding sequence ATGAACACGATCCTCAACGTCATCTGGCTGATCCTCGCGGGCATCTGGCTCTGGATCGGGTACATGCTCGCCGGCCTCCTCATGTGCGTGCTCATCGTGACGATCCCGTGGGGCATCGCGTCGTTCCGCATCGCCAACTACTCGCTGTGGCCGTTCGGGCGCGAGGTCGTCTCGAACCCGCGTTCCGGCGTGCTCTCGTTCCTCGGCAACGTCGTGTGGGTGCTCCTCGCGGGCTGGTGGCTCGCGCTCGAGCATCTCATCACCGGCGTGATCATGTGCCTGACGATCATCGGCATCCCGCTCGGCATCGCCAACTTCAAGCTGATCCCCGTCTCGCTCGCGCCGCTCGGCAAGGAGATCGTCGAGTCGAAGTGA
- a CDS encoding HAD hydrolase-like protein → MTSDLPTTTIAPARTWSAVLFDLDGTIVDSATEIMDSLAHMFTEMGVPVPDQEVLRSYVGPPLLDSLRMTAGFTDVESWEALNVYRDHYDEHLLRSPVFPGVKGLIHRLHDAGLPIALATSKPESMAREVLAHHDLDRYFTTIAGASDDETRSTKADVVAEALRRLREQGIDTENAVMIGDRGYDVLGAAANGVPTILVEWGYGSPVEASEAIAVAHSTDQLRGLLLG, encoded by the coding sequence GTGACTTCCGACCTGCCCACCACCACGATCGCGCCGGCGCGCACGTGGTCAGCGGTGCTCTTCGACCTCGACGGCACCATCGTCGACTCCGCGACCGAGATCATGGACTCGCTCGCGCACATGTTCACGGAGATGGGCGTGCCGGTTCCCGACCAGGAGGTGCTGCGGTCCTACGTCGGCCCGCCGCTCCTCGACAGCCTCCGCATGACGGCCGGCTTCACCGACGTCGAATCGTGGGAGGCGCTGAACGTCTACCGCGACCACTACGACGAGCACCTGCTCCGCTCGCCGGTCTTCCCTGGCGTCAAGGGGCTGATCCACCGCCTGCACGACGCGGGCCTGCCGATCGCCCTGGCCACGAGCAAGCCCGAGTCGATGGCCCGCGAGGTGCTCGCGCACCACGACCTCGACCGGTACTTCACCACGATCGCCGGCGCGAGCGACGACGAGACCCGCAGCACGAAGGCCGACGTCGTCGCCGAGGCGCTCCGCCGCCTGCGGGAGCAGGGCATCGACACCGAGAACGCGGTGATGATCGGCGATCGCGGCTACGACGTCCTGGGCGCGGCCGCGAACGGCGTGCCGACGATCCTCGTCGAGTGGGGCTACGGATCGCCGGTCGAGGCGTCCGAGGCGATCGCAGTGGCGCACTCGACCGATCAGCTCCGCGGCCTGCTCCTCGGCTGA
- a CDS encoding glycine C-acetyltransferase gives MYGSVKEQLRAELDEIEAAGLTKRERGIHGPQSSEIEVAGREVLNFCANNYLGLANDARIVAAAHRGLDEWGYGLASVRFICGTQELHLELERRVSEFLRYDDTILFSSCFDANGGVFEVLFRPDDAIISDELNHASIIDGIRLSKAQRFRYRNRDMADLEAKLQEASGARRRVIVTDGVFSMDGYIAPLQEICDLAERYDALVFVDDSHAVGFVGEHGRGTPEYCGVEGRVDITTGTFGKALGGASGGYVAARQEIVDLLRQRARPYLFSNTLAPAIVAGTIEALRLVSESGDLRERLVANAALFRELMTDAGFELLPGSHPIVPVMFGDAALTARVADALQERGVYVTAFSYPVVPKGLARIRVQLSAAHTEDEVRRCVAAFAEARDAVGAAA, from the coding sequence GTGTACGGATCGGTGAAGGAGCAGCTGCGGGCGGAGCTCGACGAGATCGAGGCCGCCGGGCTCACGAAGCGCGAGCGCGGCATCCACGGGCCCCAGTCCTCGGAGATCGAGGTCGCGGGCCGAGAGGTGCTGAACTTCTGCGCGAACAACTACCTGGGGCTCGCGAACGACGCCCGCATCGTCGCCGCGGCCCACCGTGGACTCGACGAGTGGGGGTACGGCCTCGCGAGCGTGCGGTTCATCTGCGGAACCCAGGAGCTGCACCTCGAGCTCGAGCGGCGCGTATCCGAGTTCCTCCGTTACGACGACACCATCCTGTTCTCGTCGTGCTTCGACGCGAACGGCGGCGTCTTCGAGGTGCTCTTTCGGCCCGATGACGCGATCATCTCCGACGAGCTCAACCACGCGTCGATCATCGACGGCATCCGCCTGTCGAAGGCGCAGCGGTTCCGCTATCGCAATCGCGACATGGCCGACCTCGAGGCGAAGCTGCAGGAGGCGTCGGGCGCGCGCCGACGCGTGATCGTCACCGACGGCGTCTTCTCGATGGACGGCTACATCGCGCCGTTGCAGGAGATCTGCGACCTCGCCGAGCGGTACGACGCCCTCGTCTTCGTCGACGACTCGCACGCCGTCGGGTTCGTGGGCGAGCACGGCCGCGGCACGCCCGAGTACTGCGGCGTCGAGGGCCGGGTCGACATCACGACCGGCACGTTCGGCAAGGCGCTGGGCGGGGCATCCGGCGGCTACGTCGCCGCCCGCCAGGAGATCGTCGACCTCCTGCGCCAGCGTGCGCGCCCGTACCTGTTCTCGAACACGCTCGCGCCGGCGATCGTCGCGGGCACGATCGAGGCGCTCCGGCTCGTGTCGGAATCGGGCGACCTGCGCGAGCGGCTCGTCGCGAACGCCGCGCTGTTCCGCGAGCTGATGACGGACGCGGGCTTCGAGCTGCTGCCCGGCTCCCACCCGATCGTCCCGGTCATGTTCGGCGACGCCGCGCTCACGGCCCGCGTCGCCGATGCGCTGCAGGAGCGCGGCGTCTACGTCACCGCGTTCTCGTATCCGGTCGTGCCGAAGGGGCTCGCGCGGATCCGCGTGCAGCTGTCGGCCGCGCACACCGAGGACGAGGTGCGTCGTTGCGTCGCGGCGTTCGCCGAGGCGCGTGACGCGGTGGGCGCTGCGGCGTAG
- a CDS encoding head GIN domain-containing protein, translating into MSSRRVTVPRAGGAVAVAASMLVLTACVPFVTAGDRRTEDRDIDDATEVELRSGGDLTIRLGDEPSFTVTGGENVLDRLYTDTEGDKLVIEMRRGPLIVGERDLEMDVTVTSLDSVIINGSGDISAEFGDAEEVSVDLRGSGDIETDELDASAVRLSISGSGQIETSGSTDQLVVDLSGSGDVDASELSSANAQVVLSGSGEISVDASDSLDVTLSGSGTVRYSGRPEVRSTVSGSGEITPE; encoded by the coding sequence ATGTCCAGCCGACGTGTCACCGTTCCCCGCGCGGGCGGAGCCGTCGCGGTCGCCGCCTCGATGCTCGTGCTCACGGCGTGCGTCCCGTTCGTCACGGCGGGCGACCGCCGCACCGAGGATCGCGACATCGACGATGCCACCGAGGTCGAACTGCGCAGCGGCGGCGACCTGACCATCCGGCTGGGCGATGAACCGTCCTTCACCGTGACCGGTGGCGAGAACGTCCTGGATCGCCTCTACACCGACACAGAGGGCGACAAGCTCGTGATCGAGATGCGCCGCGGGCCGCTCATCGTGGGCGAACGCGATCTCGAGATGGATGTCACGGTGACGTCCCTCGATTCCGTGATCATCAACGGATCGGGCGACATCTCGGCCGAGTTCGGCGACGCTGAGGAGGTCTCGGTCGACCTGCGCGGCTCGGGCGACATCGAGACCGACGAGCTCGACGCATCCGCAGTGCGCCTCTCGATCAGCGGCTCGGGTCAGATCGAGACCTCGGGCAGCACCGACCAGCTCGTGGTCGACCTGAGCGGGTCGGGCGACGTCGACGCGAGCGAACTGAGCTCGGCGAACGCGCAGGTGGTGCTCTCCGGCTCCGGTGAGATCTCGGTCGACGCGTCGGATTCGCTCGACGTCACGCTCTCGGGCAGCGGCACGGTGCGCTACTCGGGACGGCCCGAGGTGCGCAGCACGGTCTCGGGGTCGGGCGAGATCACGCCCGAGTAG
- a CDS encoding MATE family efflux transporter, whose protein sequence is MSDPATIDVAARREVDRDILRLAVPALGALVAEPLFLLADTAMIGHLGAAPLAGLGLASAVLQTIIGLMIFLAYATTPSVARRLGAGDERGAVASGVDGLWLALGLGAVLGVVGWLASPWLVSAFGASAEVTAQATTYLAISMAGLPAMLVVFAATGLLRGLQDTRTPLWVAGVGFTANIALNALFIYGLGWGIAGSAIGTVVAQWGMVLVYLVVIARHVARVGASPWPHHAGVLRGAKSGGWLFLRTLSLRVALLLATWAAASLGRDELAAYQVAITIYFTLGFALDALAIAAQALIGKGLGAGDVAQVRAVLRRCVEWGIGSGAVIGALVIATAWVLPAVFTSSADVAALLPPSLVVLGLSAPLGGFVFVLDGVLIGAGDARYLAWTGLVNLAVFVPLAFGVVWWADASGPAVPGAAALAALTAAFAIGYLAARAVTLGLRARGRAWIVTGAPA, encoded by the coding sequence GTGAGCGACCCGGCCACCATCGACGTCGCCGCCCGCCGCGAGGTCGACCGCGACATCCTGCGCCTCGCGGTGCCCGCGCTCGGCGCGCTCGTCGCCGAGCCGCTGTTCCTGCTGGCCGACACCGCGATGATCGGCCACCTGGGCGCGGCGCCGCTCGCCGGCCTGGGCCTCGCGAGCGCGGTGCTCCAGACGATCATCGGGCTGATGATCTTCCTCGCCTACGCGACGACGCCGTCGGTCGCGCGACGGCTCGGCGCGGGCGACGAGCGCGGTGCGGTCGCATCCGGCGTCGACGGGCTGTGGCTGGCCCTCGGGCTGGGCGCCGTGCTGGGGGTCGTCGGATGGCTCGCCTCGCCGTGGCTCGTGAGCGCCTTCGGCGCGTCGGCCGAGGTGACGGCCCAGGCGACGACCTACCTCGCCATCTCGATGGCCGGGCTGCCGGCGATGCTCGTGGTGTTCGCCGCGACCGGACTGCTGCGCGGCCTGCAGGACACTCGCACGCCGCTCTGGGTCGCGGGCGTCGGCTTCACGGCGAACATCGCGCTCAACGCGCTGTTCATCTACGGGCTCGGATGGGGCATCGCCGGTTCGGCGATCGGCACGGTCGTCGCTCAGTGGGGCATGGTCCTCGTCTACCTCGTGGTGATCGCGCGCCACGTTGCACGAGTCGGCGCGAGCCCGTGGCCGCACCACGCGGGCGTGCTGCGCGGTGCGAAGTCGGGCGGATGGCTCTTCCTCCGCACGCTGAGCCTGCGCGTCGCGCTGCTGCTCGCGACGTGGGCCGCGGCATCCCTCGGGCGCGACGAGCTCGCGGCCTACCAGGTCGCCATCACGATCTACTTCACGCTCGGGTTCGCGCTGGATGCGCTCGCCATCGCGGCGCAGGCGCTCATCGGCAAGGGGCTCGGCGCGGGCGACGTCGCGCAGGTCCGTGCGGTGCTGCGGCGGTGCGTCGAGTGGGGCATCGGCTCCGGCGCCGTCATCGGCGCGCTCGTGATCGCGACTGCGTGGGTGCTGCCCGCCGTCTTCACCTCGTCGGCCGACGTCGCGGCCCTCCTGCCCCCGTCGCTCGTCGTGCTCGGTCTCTCGGCGCCGCTCGGCGGATTCGTGTTCGTGCTCGACGGCGTGCTCATCGGCGCGGGCGATGCGCGCTACCTGGCGTGGACCGGGCTCGTGAACCTCGCGGTGTTCGTGCCGCTCGCGTTCGGCGTCGTGTGGTGGGCGGATGCCTCAGGCCCCGCGGTGCCCGGCGCGGCGGCGCTTGCGGCCCTCACCGCGGCATTCGCGATCGGGTACCTGGCCGCGCGCGCGGTGACGCTCGGGCTCCGCGCGCGCGGTCGGGCGTGGATCGTCACGGGCGCGCCCGCGTGA
- a CDS encoding MFS transporter → MSQHRDSAPTMTEHEQQSNSPGVAAPAAATSARPRRELIAWRNAIFAIFFLSGLSLASWVARLPVVRDDVGLSTQGVGLVILAGSIASIFGLIAAPWLLARFGARLAMTGMLVTVSIGLVFVGVGGSVLPSVLLVVIGLALFGFGNGAVDVVMNVEGAEAERELGKTVMPLMHAFFSFGTVAGAALAAGASALDLSVSVHLVIIAAVIAVAVVIAVRFVPVREELGDDPHTEAPRDPWTVRLKRSLSVWADVRLLLIGVVMLGMAFAEGSANDWLALAVVDGHGFDATAGAAIFTVFTIAITAARVLGGPFIDRFGRVIVLQVMAGIGVVGLSMFIFGTETWMLVAGAALWGVGCSLAFPVGMSAAADVPDRADAAARVSAVAMIGYCAFLVGPPLIGFLGEHFGILNGLLLLLGLMVIAGLAAPAARERTRTRRA, encoded by the coding sequence ATGTCGCAGCACCGAGACAGCGCACCGACGATGACCGAACACGAGCAGCAGTCGAACTCCCCAGGTGTCGCGGCTCCGGCGGCCGCGACATCCGCTCGACCGCGCCGCGAGTTGATCGCCTGGCGCAACGCGATCTTCGCGATCTTCTTCCTCTCGGGTCTCAGCCTTGCGAGCTGGGTCGCGCGCCTCCCGGTGGTGCGCGACGACGTCGGCCTGAGCACCCAGGGCGTCGGCCTCGTCATCCTCGCCGGATCGATCGCCTCGATCTTCGGGCTCATCGCCGCGCCGTGGCTCCTGGCGCGGTTCGGCGCTCGCCTGGCGATGACCGGCATGCTCGTCACCGTCTCGATCGGGCTCGTGTTCGTCGGCGTGGGCGGCTCGGTGCTGCCGAGCGTGCTGCTCGTGGTGATCGGACTGGCGCTGTTCGGCTTCGGCAACGGCGCGGTCGACGTCGTGATGAATGTCGAGGGCGCCGAGGCCGAACGCGAGCTCGGCAAGACCGTGATGCCCCTCATGCACGCGTTCTTCAGCTTCGGCACGGTCGCCGGTGCCGCACTCGCCGCGGGGGCATCGGCGCTCGACCTCTCCGTGTCGGTGCACCTCGTCATCATCGCCGCGGTGATCGCCGTCGCCGTCGTCATCGCGGTGCGCTTCGTGCCCGTTCGCGAGGAGCTCGGCGACGATCCGCATACCGAGGCCCCGCGCGACCCGTGGACCGTTCGGCTCAAGCGCAGCCTCTCGGTGTGGGCCGATGTCCGCCTGCTGCTGATCGGCGTCGTCATGCTCGGCATGGCCTTCGCCGAGGGCAGCGCCAACGACTGGCTCGCCCTGGCGGTCGTCGACGGGCACGGCTTCGACGCGACCGCCGGCGCCGCGATCTTCACGGTGTTCACGATCGCGATCACCGCCGCGCGCGTGCTCGGCGGCCCGTTCATCGACCGCTTCGGCCGAGTGATCGTGCTCCAGGTCATGGCCGGCATCGGCGTAGTGGGCCTGTCGATGTTCATCTTCGGGACCGAGACCTGGATGCTCGTGGCCGGCGCGGCGCTCTGGGGCGTCGGCTGCTCGCTGGCGTTCCCGGTCGGGATGTCGGCCGCGGCCGACGTCCCCGATCGAGCGGATGCCGCGGCGCGCGTCTCGGCGGTCGCCATGATCGGCTACTGCGCGTTCCTCGTCGGGCCTCCGCTCATCGGGTTCCTCGGCGAGCACTTCGGCATCCTCAACGGACTGCTGCTCCTCCTCGGACTCATGGTGATCGCGGGGCTCGCGGCACCCGCCGCGCGCGAGCGCACCCGCACGCGCCGCGCCTGA
- a CDS encoding dihydrofolate reductase family protein gives MARVYYGNQMSLDGYVADREGRFDWAMPGEDVHSAINDDVRGVGTFLLGRRMWEVLRAWDVMDIDGEPEVIGDFAAIWRSADKVVFSRTLDEDELADAPRTRLARRFDVDEVRGLAASADRDLSIGGPELAAQALAAGLVDEVALWTYPVVVGGGTPAFAIGADDAPGRLDLELVETRRYDGGVVGLRYRPRG, from the coding sequence ATGGCGCGCGTGTACTACGGCAACCAGATGTCGCTCGACGGGTACGTCGCCGATCGCGAGGGGCGATTCGACTGGGCGATGCCCGGTGAGGACGTGCACTCGGCGATCAACGACGACGTCCGCGGGGTCGGCACATTCCTGCTCGGCCGGCGCATGTGGGAGGTGCTGCGCGCATGGGACGTGATGGACATCGACGGCGAGCCCGAGGTGATCGGCGACTTCGCCGCCATCTGGCGCTCTGCCGACAAGGTCGTGTTCTCGCGCACGCTCGACGAGGACGAGCTCGCGGACGCGCCGCGAACGCGTCTCGCCCGCCGGTTCGACGTCGACGAGGTGCGCGGGCTCGCGGCATCCGCCGACCGAGACCTGTCGATCGGCGGGCCCGAACTCGCCGCGCAGGCGCTCGCCGCGGGGCTCGTCGACGAGGTCGCGCTCTGGACCTACCCGGTGGTGGTGGGCGGCGGCACGCCGGCCTTCGCCATCGGGGCGGATGACGCGCCCGGCCGCCTCGACCTCGAGCTCGTCGAGACGCGCCGCTACGACGGCGGGGTCGTGGGCCTGCGCTACCGCCCGCGCGGCTGA
- the tdh gene encoding L-threonine 3-dehydrogenase, whose amino-acid sequence MKALYKSAPGAGFEFVDRPEPEPGPADVKIRVLRTGICGTDLHIDEWDDWCSSEIRTPLIAGHEFYGEVVEVGDLVHDVAVGDRVSGEGHIVCGMCRNCRAGRRQMCIRTKGLGLHRDGAFAEYVVIPGENVWVHHADVDPEVGAIFDPFGNAVHTALAFSLVGEDVLVTGCGPIGLMSIAVARHVGARFIVASDVSPARLELATQMGADATVDVSRERIRDVQPRLGMREGFDIGFEMSGSAKALPEMIENMNHGGRIALLGLPSEPYAIDWGKVVTHMLTLKGIYGREMFETWNSMSAMLQTSAELRSRVASIISDRYPAHEWRAGFDAARSGGAGKVILDWTEV is encoded by the coding sequence ATGAAGGCCCTGTACAAGTCCGCGCCCGGCGCGGGATTCGAGTTCGTCGATCGTCCCGAGCCCGAGCCGGGGCCCGCCGACGTGAAGATCCGGGTGCTGCGCACGGGCATCTGCGGTACCGACCTGCACATCGACGAGTGGGACGACTGGTGCTCGTCCGAGATCCGCACGCCGCTGATCGCCGGTCACGAGTTCTACGGCGAGGTCGTCGAGGTCGGCGACCTGGTGCACGACGTGGCCGTCGGCGACCGCGTCTCGGGCGAAGGGCACATCGTGTGCGGCATGTGCCGCAACTGCCGTGCCGGCCGGCGCCAGATGTGCATCCGCACCAAGGGCCTGGGCCTCCATCGCGACGGCGCGTTCGCGGAGTATGTCGTGATCCCGGGCGAGAACGTCTGGGTGCACCACGCCGACGTCGACCCCGAGGTCGGTGCCATCTTCGATCCGTTCGGCAACGCCGTCCATACCGCCTTGGCCTTCTCGCTGGTCGGCGAGGACGTGCTCGTGACGGGCTGCGGCCCCATCGGGCTCATGTCGATCGCGGTGGCGCGCCACGTCGGGGCCCGGTTCATCGTCGCGTCCGACGTGAGCCCGGCGCGGCTCGAGCTCGCGACGCAGATGGGGGCGGATGCCACGGTCGACGTCTCGCGCGAGCGCATCCGCGACGTCCAGCCGCGCTTGGGCATGCGCGAAGGCTTCGACATCGGCTTCGAGATGTCGGGCTCGGCGAAGGCGCTGCCCGAGATGATCGAGAACATGAACCACGGCGGCCGGATCGCCCTGCTCGGCCTGCCGAGCGAGCCGTACGCCATCGACTGGGGCAAGGTCGTGACCCACATGCTCACGCTGAAGGGTATCTACGGACGCGAGATGTTCGAGACGTGGAACTCGATGAGCGCGATGCTGCAGACCAGCGCCGAGCTGCGTTCGCGCGTGGCATCCATCATCAGCGACCGCTACCCCGCGCACGAGTGGCGCGCGGGGTTCGACGCGGCCAGGTCCGGCGGCGCCGGCAAGGTCATCCTCGACTGGACGGAGGTCTGA
- a CDS encoding SRPBCC domain-containing protein, with product MDDDFVATSRVEIDAPPERVWAVITDPAAAREFMFGTELATDWAVGEPIRWRGEWEGTPYEDHGTVLEFEPPRRLVTTHFSPLSGQEDVPENHHTLTWTIDGDGPTVLTLAQDGNPTPEAAAHSQRNWDSLVASVKAIAERS from the coding sequence ATGGACGACGACTTCGTGGCGACGTCGAGGGTCGAGATCGACGCACCACCCGAACGGGTCTGGGCCGTCATCACCGACCCCGCCGCGGCGCGCGAGTTCATGTTCGGGACCGAGCTGGCGACCGATTGGGCGGTGGGCGAGCCCATCCGCTGGCGCGGCGAGTGGGAGGGCACGCCCTACGAGGACCACGGCACCGTGCTCGAGTTCGAGCCGCCACGACGGCTCGTCACCACGCACTTCAGCCCGCTGAGCGGGCAGGAGGACGTGCCCGAGAACCACCACACGCTGACGTGGACGATCGACGGCGACGGCCCGACGGTGCTCACGCTGGCCCAGGACGGGAATCCGACACCCGAGGCCGCCGCGCACTCGCAGCGCAACTGGGACTCGCTCGTGGCGAGCGTCAAGGCGATCGCCGAGCGCTCGTGA